Proteins from a genomic interval of Raphanus sativus cultivar WK10039 unplaced genomic scaffold, ASM80110v3 Scaffold5174, whole genome shotgun sequence:
- the LOC130507674 gene encoding uncharacterized protein LOC130507674 — protein MSIKNVYFILVSICIASSVNAQLPQFPFPLDTPGFPFPLPFQPTPSGMPGIPDMSKCWSTFMDMPGCFAEIRQSITTGKFGSIGPACCKAFLDAEANCTHHLPFNPFFPPMVKEQCSRTAGPPITL, from the coding sequence ATGTCCATTAAGAATGTGTACTTTATTCTAGTGAGTATATGCATTGCATCCTCCGTTAATGCTCAGTTACCGCAGTTTCCATTTCCGCTTGACACACCAGGATTTCCGTTTCCGCTTCCATTTCAACCAACTCCCAGTGGTATGCCAGGAATTCCTGATATGAGCAAATGTTGGTCAACATTTATGGATATGCCTGGATGCTTTGCAGAGATCAGACAATCTATTACCACCGGAAAATTTGGTAGTATAGGTCCCGCTTGTTGTAAAGCTTTTTTAGATGCTGAAGCCAACTGCACACACCATCTTCCATTCAACCCCTTTTTCCCTCCTATGGTAAAGGAGCAATGCTCTCGAACTGCTGGTCCTCCAATAACATTGTAG